The following coding sequences are from one Caballeronia sp. SBC1 window:
- a CDS encoding aminotransferase class V-fold PLP-dependent enzyme, producing MDIYSRFGLRPVVNVSGTMTSLGASIVAAPIIEAMAAILPQFVEIDDLQRKASAVIAQACGSESGYITASCSAAITLGIAATMTGDDPGLIERLPDTSGLRNEVVVQTGHLVNYGAPIDQAIRLAGARVVPVGAATESHGYQLAAAISERTTAALYVVSHHTVQFGLIHVEEFIAIAHAKGVPVIVDAASEYDLTRFIAAGADLVLYSAHKFLGGPTAGIVAGKKTLVRAAYFQNGGIGRGMKVGKEGIAGAIAALEQWQQRDHAAVRARERGYLELWREALNARSGVRAEIDADPTGNPLDRLKLSIDPHEARISAWDLADALAHPPAGGVPVIVRDHEAELNFFFIDPCNLHPGQEHSVLERLLDELDRAQHAPHPLVTPFSQRDARRGAGRRNWPD from the coding sequence ATGGATATTTATTCCCGATTTGGTCTACGCCCGGTCGTCAATGTCTCGGGCACGATGACGAGCCTGGGTGCGTCCATTGTGGCGGCGCCGATCATTGAAGCAATGGCGGCCATCCTTCCTCAGTTCGTCGAGATCGACGACCTGCAACGCAAGGCATCGGCCGTCATCGCGCAAGCTTGCGGCAGCGAAAGCGGCTATATCACTGCATCGTGTTCGGCCGCGATCACGCTCGGAATTGCCGCAACCATGACCGGCGACGATCCGGGTTTGATCGAGCGTTTACCCGATACAAGCGGACTGCGCAACGAGGTCGTCGTGCAAACGGGTCATCTCGTCAATTATGGCGCACCTATCGATCAGGCCATCCGGCTCGCCGGCGCTCGCGTCGTGCCGGTAGGAGCGGCCACGGAGTCGCATGGTTATCAGTTGGCTGCTGCAATCAGCGAGCGCACAACTGCCGCGCTCTATGTGGTTTCGCATCATACGGTCCAGTTCGGACTGATCCACGTGGAAGAATTCATCGCCATCGCGCATGCGAAGGGTGTCCCCGTGATAGTTGATGCGGCCTCCGAATATGACCTTACGCGTTTCATTGCCGCGGGCGCCGATCTCGTGTTGTATTCGGCGCACAAGTTTCTCGGCGGCCCGACCGCAGGTATTGTCGCCGGCAAGAAAACGCTGGTACGTGCAGCCTATTTCCAGAATGGCGGCATTGGCCGTGGCATGAAAGTGGGCAAGGAAGGCATTGCCGGCGCCATCGCCGCGCTCGAACAATGGCAGCAGCGCGACCATGCAGCGGTCCGCGCCCGCGAACGCGGTTATCTCGAGTTGTGGCGTGAAGCGCTTAACGCTCGCTCCGGCGTGCGCGCGGAGATCGATGCCGATCCAACCGGCAATCCGCTCGACCGCCTTAAGCTCTCCATTGATCCACACGAGGCGCGTATCAGCGCCTGGGACCTGGCCGACGCTCTCGCCCATCCGCCCGCGGGCGGCGTGCCAGTGATCGTCCGCGATCACGAGGCCGAACTGAATTTCTTCTTCATCGACCCGTGCAATCTGCATCCCGGTCAGGAGCACAGCGTCCTTGAACGCCTGCTTGATGAACTGGATCGTGCGCAGCACGCGCCGCATCCCCTCGTCACCCCGTTTTCCCAGCGCGATGCGCGGCGTGGCGCCGGCCGCCGGAATTGGCCCGACTGA
- a CDS encoding porin, whose translation MHKQILRTAVAVAVTGSVAQAAFAQSSVTLYGIVDAGFTYTNNQKGNSAYQATQGNVQGSRWGLLGSEDLGGGNKVLFKLENGFSLESGALGQGGRMFGRSAWVGLSNDRAGTITLGRQYNSVQDYLSNLQINGVGAMSQYGNAIYDNDDLNNTYRTDNAIKYTTPTFSGFTANAMYAFSNTAGDFSNNRAWSVGADYAAGPVRLDAAYSLVNRPASNTAGAAPSDNYYGTSSSIISNVARNQVWGAGGAYTFGPATVALLYTNSQFDLLSGGSLRFANYEASVRYQFTPATLLSLGYIYTSQNSSSATASNAHYNQLALGGEYFLSKTTDVYLNGIYQRSSGSKAWVEGVSNPSSNNGQFVTVVGIRHKF comes from the coding sequence ATGCATAAGCAGATCCTTCGCACGGCCGTGGCCGTCGCCGTGACAGGAAGCGTTGCGCAAGCCGCTTTCGCCCAAAGCAGCGTGACGCTCTACGGTATTGTGGATGCCGGCTTCACGTACACCAACAATCAAAAAGGCAACAGCGCCTATCAAGCCACTCAAGGCAATGTGCAAGGGTCACGCTGGGGTCTGCTTGGAAGCGAGGATCTGGGCGGTGGCAACAAGGTCCTGTTCAAGCTCGAAAATGGCTTCAGCCTGGAATCGGGCGCATTGGGCCAGGGCGGACGCATGTTCGGCCGCAGCGCATGGGTGGGACTGAGCAACGACCGCGCGGGTACGATCACGCTCGGGCGCCAATACAACAGCGTTCAGGACTACCTCTCGAATCTGCAGATCAACGGCGTCGGCGCAATGAGCCAGTACGGCAACGCGATCTACGACAACGACGATCTGAACAATACTTACCGTACCGACAACGCCATCAAGTACACCACGCCGACGTTCTCAGGCTTCACTGCCAACGCCATGTACGCGTTCTCGAACACAGCCGGCGACTTCTCGAACAACCGAGCGTGGAGCGTGGGCGCGGATTATGCCGCCGGTCCGGTGCGCCTGGACGCGGCCTACTCGCTGGTCAATCGCCCGGCGTCGAACACGGCGGGCGCGGCGCCCTCCGACAACTATTACGGTACCAGTTCGTCGATCATCAGCAACGTCGCGCGCAATCAGGTCTGGGGCGCAGGCGGTGCCTACACGTTCGGACCGGCCACGGTCGCCCTGCTGTATACGAACTCGCAATTCGACCTCCTGAGCGGCGGCAGCCTGCGTTTTGCGAACTACGAAGCGAGCGTGCGTTATCAGTTCACGCCCGCCACGCTGCTCTCGCTCGGCTACATCTACACGAGCCAGAACAGCAGCTCGGCAACCGCATCGAATGCTCACTACAACCAGCTCGCACTGGGTGGCGAGTACTTCCTGTCAAAGACCACGGACGTCTACCTGAACGGCATTTACCAGCGTTCGTCCGGCTCGAAGGCATGGGTTGAAGGCGTCTCGAATCCGTCCAGCAACAACGGTCAGTTCGTGACCGTCGTGGGAATTCGACACAAGTTCTAA
- a CDS encoding gluconate:H+ symporter: MATVQGSLLLVYALVAIIALVVLIARFKLNPFITLMVVSVALALAVGMPMTSILKSFETGVGGTLGHIAIVVGLGTMLGKMMAESGGAERIAQTLIGLFGPKNVHWAMMCIAFLVGLPVFFEVGFVLLIPIAFNVAQRTGTSMIRVGIPMVAGLSVVHGLIPPHPAALLAVTAYNADIGHTIFYALIVGIPTAIIAGPLFSKLISKFVVLEGVNPMAQQFIEQDAARATQKLPSFGITLLTVLLPVLLMLVGSWADLIAPAKSTANDVLRLIGHPDMALLLAVLLSFYTFGSARGFNRESILKFTNECLAPTASITLVVGAGAGFGRILIDSGASKAIVDVATGAHVPLLILAWLVAGLIRVATGSATVAMATAAGIIAPIAAAAATTATGVRPELLVLATGAGSLILSHVNDGGFWLVKEYFGMTVTQTFKTWTVCETIISVTALAFTLGLSMVI; the protein is encoded by the coding sequence ATGGCGACTGTCCAGGGAAGTCTTTTACTCGTTTACGCGTTGGTCGCGATCATCGCGCTGGTCGTGCTGATCGCGCGATTCAAGCTCAATCCGTTTATCACGCTGATGGTGGTGTCCGTCGCGCTCGCGCTTGCTGTCGGCATGCCGATGACATCGATTCTCAAGTCATTCGAAACCGGCGTGGGCGGAACGCTCGGGCATATTGCGATCGTCGTCGGGCTCGGTACGATGCTCGGCAAGATGATGGCCGAATCTGGCGGCGCCGAGCGCATCGCGCAAACGCTCATCGGCTTGTTTGGCCCGAAGAATGTGCATTGGGCAATGATGTGCATCGCGTTCCTGGTTGGCCTGCCGGTATTTTTTGAAGTCGGTTTCGTGTTGCTGATTCCAATTGCGTTCAACGTCGCGCAGCGTACCGGCACGTCGATGATCCGCGTCGGCATTCCGATGGTCGCGGGACTCTCGGTCGTGCACGGCCTGATTCCGCCGCACCCTGCCGCGTTGCTGGCGGTGACCGCTTATAACGCGGATATTGGCCACACGATTTTCTACGCGTTGATTGTCGGCATTCCCACGGCGATTATCGCGGGGCCGTTGTTCTCGAAACTGATCTCGAAGTTCGTCGTGCTCGAGGGTGTCAACCCGATGGCGCAGCAATTTATCGAGCAGGATGCCGCACGCGCCACGCAGAAACTGCCCAGCTTCGGTATCACGCTGCTGACGGTCTTGTTGCCCGTTCTGCTGATGCTCGTGGGTAGTTGGGCCGACCTGATCGCACCAGCGAAGTCGACGGCCAATGACGTACTGCGCCTGATCGGGCATCCGGACATGGCGCTGCTGCTTGCCGTGCTGTTGAGTTTCTACACGTTCGGCTCGGCGCGTGGGTTCAATCGCGAATCGATCCTCAAGTTCACGAACGAGTGTCTGGCGCCGACCGCCAGCATCACGCTGGTCGTGGGGGCCGGGGCCGGTTTCGGGCGCATCCTGATCGATAGCGGCGCGTCCAAAGCGATTGTCGACGTGGCCACCGGCGCGCACGTGCCGCTGCTGATTCTTGCGTGGCTGGTCGCCGGCTTGATTCGTGTGGCGACCGGATCGGCGACTGTTGCCATGGCCACGGCGGCGGGGATTATCGCGCCGATCGCAGCAGCAGCGGCCACCACCGCGACTGGCGTGCGTCCCGAACTCCTCGTGCTCGCGACGGGCGCCGGATCGCTGATCTTGTCGCACGTGAACGACGGCGGTTTCTGGCTGGTCAAGGAGTACTTCGGCATGACCGTGACGCAGACGTTCAAGACCTGGACGGTGTGCGAGACGATTATTTCGGTGACCGCGCTGGCGTTCACGCTTGGGTTGTCGATGGTGATCTGA
- a CDS encoding response regulator transcription factor, whose translation MASNIASGAPRQRRILTVGNDPDTAAEIAQTLREQGFEVDLVTTGCEALRAALATAYDAMTLDRKLPDADGIMLVRLLREAEIDLPVLMISALSDIDEKVRGLREGGDDYLAKPYHPDELVVRLEVMIRRKDAGHASSDTLLRVGTLEVDRLSRQVTRSGVAIELSHAEYRLLVYMMEQSRCVLSRPMIFEAVWGYRFDPGTNLIEVHIGRLRKKIDTEGEEPLFHTIRNKGYRLGS comes from the coding sequence TTGGCTAGCAACATTGCGAGTGGGGCCCCACGGCAGCGGCGCATCCTGACGGTCGGAAACGATCCCGACACTGCTGCGGAAATCGCCCAGACGCTGCGTGAACAAGGCTTTGAGGTCGATCTCGTCACGACCGGGTGCGAGGCGCTGCGGGCGGCACTTGCCACCGCTTACGACGCCATGACGCTTGATCGCAAGCTGCCTGACGCAGACGGAATCATGCTGGTCCGCTTGCTGAGGGAAGCCGAGATCGACCTGCCCGTCCTGATGATCAGCGCGTTGTCGGATATCGATGAAAAAGTGCGCGGCTTGCGCGAGGGCGGTGACGACTATCTCGCGAAACCGTATCACCCGGACGAACTGGTGGTCCGTCTTGAAGTCATGATTCGGCGCAAGGACGCGGGCCACGCGTCAAGCGACACGCTGCTCCGGGTCGGGACGCTCGAGGTCGACCGGTTGAGCCGCCAGGTCACGCGCTCGGGCGTGGCGATAGAACTGAGTCATGCCGAATACCGGCTGCTGGTCTACATGATGGAGCAAAGCCGTTGCGTGCTGAGCCGGCCCATGATTTTCGAGGCCGTCTGGGGATACCGGTTCGATCCGGGCACCAACCTGATCGAGGTTCATATCGGCCGGCTGCGAAAAAAGATAGATACCGAAGGTGAGGAGCCGCTGTTCCATACGATCCGCAACAAGGGGTATCGGCTTGGATCGTGA
- a CDS encoding phosphodiesterase, translated as MQFSTLHVTHGAPSTVDALIADGALWAVFQPIVHLADGEIAGHEGLIRGPADTWLETPRGLFAQAQQEGSAHRLEIAAAQVCCESFARLHGAGLLFINASATVIETSVDEDDGIGNLLGASGLASERVVVELTEQSVIADLDRFDATIRALRASGAAFALDDYGSANANMNLWVRLVPNYVKIDRFFIDNIALDPLKFEAVKAMAAFARASGAELIAEGIERPADLGIIRDLGIAYGQGFLLGRPAALPSQALPAPIQHLLRSSRITVYPSHTHTHRESRASGFELDRMLILAPSLPPDACNDHVVDLFNVAPDLHAVAIIDDGRPVALINRRAFMDQYALPYHRELFGKRPCLQFANPAPLVVERYATLEQVAHMLANDDLRYLSDGLIITDAGRYIGLATGERLVRAVTDIRLEAARYANPLTFLPGNVPINSHVERLIDNGVDFVACYVDLDDFKPFNDCYGYWQGDEVLKAAAAALRSVCEPACDFLGHIGGDDFLMLFQSADWRSRSVQAIDRFNEDVKRFYSPEDRLAGGIYSEDRNRQRLFFGFVTMSIGAVRVAAGTARICEEIGAVAAVAKRRVKKEKTGIVTIDFAHHRSV; from the coding sequence ATGCAATTCTCTACCCTCCATGTCACACACGGCGCGCCATCGACAGTCGACGCGTTGATTGCCGATGGCGCGTTGTGGGCGGTATTCCAGCCTATCGTGCACCTTGCGGATGGTGAGATTGCAGGGCATGAAGGGCTCATCCGCGGTCCGGCGGACACCTGGCTCGAGACGCCGCGCGGCTTGTTCGCGCAAGCGCAGCAGGAGGGGTCGGCACACCGGCTGGAGATAGCCGCGGCACAGGTATGTTGCGAGTCCTTTGCGCGCCTTCATGGCGCCGGCCTGCTGTTCATCAACGCAAGCGCTACCGTGATCGAAACGAGTGTTGACGAGGATGACGGCATTGGCAATCTGCTCGGCGCGAGCGGGCTTGCGTCCGAGCGCGTCGTGGTCGAATTGACCGAGCAGAGCGTCATTGCCGACCTTGACCGTTTCGACGCGACCATCCGCGCGTTGCGCGCAAGCGGCGCCGCGTTTGCGCTCGACGACTACGGCAGTGCGAATGCGAACATGAATCTCTGGGTACGGCTAGTACCCAACTACGTGAAAATCGATCGGTTTTTCATCGACAACATCGCGCTCGATCCGCTGAAATTCGAGGCCGTTAAAGCGATGGCCGCGTTTGCAAGAGCCAGCGGCGCCGAGCTGATTGCAGAGGGAATCGAACGCCCGGCCGATCTGGGAATCATCCGCGATCTCGGTATTGCGTATGGACAAGGATTCTTGCTGGGGCGCCCGGCGGCATTGCCCAGTCAAGCCTTGCCCGCCCCTATACAACACTTGTTGCGCTCGTCCCGGATCACCGTCTATCCCTCGCATACCCACACACACCGAGAATCCCGCGCGAGTGGATTCGAACTCGACCGGATGCTGATTCTCGCGCCCTCGTTACCGCCGGACGCATGCAACGACCACGTGGTCGACCTGTTCAACGTGGCGCCGGACTTGCACGCGGTAGCGATCATCGACGACGGGCGGCCGGTCGCGCTCATCAATCGCCGCGCCTTCATGGACCAGTACGCGCTGCCTTACCATCGCGAACTGTTCGGCAAGCGGCCCTGCCTTCAGTTTGCCAATCCGGCGCCACTGGTGGTCGAGCGTTATGCCACGCTGGAGCAAGTGGCGCATATGCTTGCCAACGATGACCTGCGTTATCTCTCCGACGGTCTCATCATTACCGACGCAGGCCGTTACATAGGGCTCGCCACCGGCGAGCGGCTGGTGCGCGCAGTGACGGACATCCGGCTGGAAGCGGCACGTTATGCCAACCCGCTGACGTTTCTTCCCGGCAACGTGCCGATCAATTCGCATGTAGAGCGGCTGATCGATAACGGCGTCGACTTCGTTGCGTGTTACGTCGATCTCGACGACTTCAAGCCGTTCAACGACTGCTACGGTTATTGGCAAGGCGACGAAGTGCTCAAGGCGGCCGCTGCGGCGCTACGCTCGGTCTGCGAACCAGCGTGCGATTTTCTCGGGCACATAGGCGGCGACGATTTCCTGATGCTGTTTCAAAGTGCGGACTGGCGCAGCCGCAGCGTTCAGGCCATTGATCGCTTCAATGAAGACGTCAAACGCTTTTACTCGCCGGAAGACCGGCTCGCAGGCGGTATCTACAGCGAGGACCGGAACCGCCAACGGCTGTTTTTCGGCTTCGTCACCATGTCGATTGGCGCGGTCAGGGTGGCCGCCGGAACGGCGCGTATCTGCGAGGAAATAGGCGCAGTTGCGGCTGTCGCCAAGCGTCGCGTCAAGAAGGAAAAGACCGGGATTGTCACGATCGATTTTGCTCATCACCGGTCTGTCTGA
- the zwf gene encoding glucose-6-phosphate dehydrogenase, which produces MTTQTPSAAPDLPVDMIIFGGGGDLSARKLLPALYMAHLHGNLPAQTRIIAIGRRDWSREQYVQFVEEQSKPFVDKKALDPQSWDSFLALFDYVRINIDSASDYLHLAEIARKDVCRVFYLATSPDLFTTICDNLAAAGLVDGNSRVVLEKPLGHDLASAQAINASVGRHFAEAQIYRIDHYLGKETVQNLMVLRFGNAIFGPLWQAPYIKSVQITVAETVGVGSRAGFYDQTGALRDMVQNHLLQLLCIVAMEPPVSLDPDAVRDEKLKVLRSLRKMTVADIARDTVRGQYSPGAIDGEPVKGYMEEDNVPAESRAETFVAIRAHINNWRWANVPFFLRTGKRLQKKQSEIVIDFADLPFSIIPSGPRNYGNRLVITLQPEESIQLQMLAKEPGSGMHMLPVNLNLDLQQAFTERRAEAYERLLIDVMRGRLTHFMRRDELEAAWAWVEPILDGWKELNDGPRSYTAGTFGPAASSALMARENMAWAEEA; this is translated from the coding sequence ATGACCACTCAAACACCTTCAGCCGCGCCCGACCTTCCTGTCGACATGATCATCTTCGGCGGTGGCGGCGACCTGTCCGCACGCAAGCTCCTGCCGGCCCTTTATATGGCGCATTTGCACGGCAACCTGCCCGCGCAAACACGGATTATCGCGATCGGCCGGCGCGACTGGTCGCGGGAGCAATACGTGCAGTTCGTGGAAGAGCAATCGAAACCTTTCGTCGACAAGAAGGCGCTTGATCCGCAATCCTGGGACAGTTTCCTGGCGCTGTTCGACTACGTGCGCATCAACATTGATTCGGCAAGCGACTATCTGCACCTGGCAGAAATTGCGCGCAAGGACGTATGCCGCGTGTTTTATCTCGCGACGTCGCCGGACCTGTTCACGACCATCTGCGACAACCTCGCGGCCGCCGGTCTGGTCGACGGCAACTCGCGCGTCGTGCTGGAAAAACCGCTCGGCCATGATCTTGCCTCGGCACAAGCGATCAATGCTTCTGTCGGCCGTCATTTCGCCGAAGCGCAGATCTATCGCATCGATCATTACCTCGGCAAGGAAACGGTGCAGAACCTGATGGTGCTGCGTTTCGGCAACGCGATCTTCGGACCGCTATGGCAAGCGCCGTACATCAAGAGCGTGCAGATCACCGTGGCTGAAACAGTGGGCGTGGGCAGCCGTGCGGGCTTTTACGACCAGACCGGCGCGCTGCGCGACATGGTTCAGAATCACTTGCTGCAACTGCTGTGCATCGTGGCCATGGAGCCGCCTGTGTCGCTCGACCCTGATGCCGTGCGCGATGAAAAGCTCAAGGTGCTGCGTTCGCTGCGCAAGATGACAGTCGCCGATATTGCCCGCGATACCGTGCGTGGCCAGTACAGTCCGGGCGCCATTGACGGCGAACCGGTCAAGGGTTACATGGAAGAGGACAACGTGCCGGCTGAAAGCCGTGCCGAGACCTTCGTCGCGATCCGCGCGCATATCAACAACTGGCGCTGGGCGAACGTGCCGTTCTTCCTGCGCACTGGCAAGCGCTTGCAGAAGAAGCAATCGGAGATCGTGATCGACTTCGCCGACCTGCCGTTCTCGATCATTCCCAGCGGACCGCGCAACTATGGCAACCGGCTGGTCATCACGTTGCAACCGGAAGAATCGATCCAGTTGCAGATGCTCGCTAAAGAGCCCGGCAGCGGCATGCATATGCTGCCGGTGAACCTGAATCTGGATTTGCAGCAGGCGTTCACCGAACGTCGCGCGGAAGCGTACGAGCGGCTGTTGATCGATGTGATGCGCGGTCGCCTGACGCATTTCATGCGTCGTGATGAACTCGAAGCGGCATGGGCGTGGGTGGAACCGATCCTGGACGGCTGGAAGGAACTGAACGACGGTCCGCGCAGTTATACGGCAGGTACGTTCGGACCGGCCGCCTCGTCAGCGCTGATGGCGCGGGAAAATATGGCGTGGGCTGAAGAGGCCTGA
- a CDS encoding sensor histidine kinase produces MTNSLRLRLLLWLLLPLTVYVLAAGYMAREGAQKTASLIQDNALLASARVMAGDVKWDDSFLHADISPSAIEILSSPYGDRVFFRIRVIDGPVIAGTSDLEQVEPASSPGWYDTEIDGQPVRAVSIIRPMYDSGESKRILVSVGRTELERDALATELWRPQLLHFAEIIAIAIVLVCVGLTFELRHLMALTNDVRDRAPNELVPLRSEHLQSELRPIVDAINHCIARIERQTAMQRRFIAHAAHQLRTPLTLLGAQLQYARRHDDLATVKETLSAMHKSNGALVSLTNQLLLLAQAETADYSHFEGERVDLREVATTVIEELALLAQRRGIELAAQLADDAIVLGNARLLSVLVFNLVDNAIRYTPASGHVTLLIERREKMIVLAVTDDGPGIPADVRDRVFEPFFRASMEEGSGLGLAIVREIVRAHRASISLEDGPGGEGLAAEVRFSL; encoded by the coding sequence ATGACGAATAGCCTGCGTCTTCGGCTTCTGCTGTGGTTGCTGCTACCGCTGACGGTCTATGTGCTTGCCGCGGGCTACATGGCCCGTGAAGGCGCGCAGAAAACCGCGAGCCTGATCCAGGACAACGCGTTGCTCGCGTCCGCCCGTGTGATGGCTGGCGACGTCAAGTGGGACGACAGTTTTCTGCATGCGGACATTTCCCCAAGCGCTATCGAGATCCTGAGTTCGCCCTACGGCGACCGGGTGTTTTTCCGTATCCGCGTGATCGACGGGCCGGTGATTGCGGGCACGTCGGATCTTGAGCAGGTCGAGCCTGCCAGTTCACCCGGCTGGTACGACACCGAGATCGACGGTCAGCCCGTGCGGGCGGTTTCCATCATCCGGCCGATGTACGACTCCGGTGAAAGCAAGCGCATCCTTGTGTCAGTGGGCCGTACAGAACTAGAGCGCGATGCATTGGCAACCGAGTTATGGCGGCCGCAACTGCTGCATTTCGCGGAGATCATTGCGATTGCAATCGTGCTGGTGTGCGTCGGCCTGACGTTCGAGTTGCGGCACTTGATGGCGTTGACCAATGACGTTCGCGACCGTGCGCCGAACGAACTCGTGCCGTTGCGCTCGGAGCATCTTCAGAGCGAGTTGCGGCCCATTGTGGATGCAATTAATCACTGCATTGCGAGGATCGAGCGGCAGACTGCCATGCAGCGGCGTTTCATTGCGCATGCCGCGCATCAGTTGCGAACGCCGCTGACGTTGCTCGGTGCGCAACTGCAATACGCGCGACGCCACGACGATCTCGCGACCGTCAAAGAGACGCTGTCGGCCATGCACAAGAGCAATGGCGCGCTGGTGTCGCTGACCAACCAGTTGCTCTTGCTTGCGCAAGCGGAGACCGCCGATTACAGCCATTTCGAGGGCGAACGTGTCGATTTGCGCGAGGTCGCAACCACCGTGATTGAAGAGCTGGCGCTGCTGGCGCAACGTCGCGGGATCGAACTAGCCGCGCAGCTTGCCGACGATGCAATCGTGCTAGGGAACGCGCGGTTATTGTCGGTGCTGGTCTTCAACCTGGTCGATAACGCTATTCGATACACGCCTGCGTCAGGTCACGTGACGTTGTTGATCGAACGGCGCGAGAAGATGATTGTGCTTGCTGTTACCGATGACGGTCCCGGTATTCCAGCCGATGTCCGCGATCGTGTGTTCGAGCCGTTCTTCAGGGCATCGATGGAAGAGGGTAGCGGGTTGGGCCTGGCGATCGTGAGGGAGATTGTGCGTGCGCACCGGGCCAGCATCAGTCTTGAAGATGGACCTGGCGGCGAGGGGCTCGCGGCCGAGGTCCGGTTTTCGCTTTAG
- a CDS encoding response regulator transcription factor: protein MKLLLVEDNEELAHWLAKILEDDGFVLDRVSDGDAADRFLRTTRYDVVLLDLNLPNLSGKGVLRRLRERGDDTPVLILTASGSVDEKVICLSAGADDYVVKPFDARELVARVKVLVRRQLPSRSNSTRCGDLSYDIDRRQFSVAGDMLSLTPREHAVLETLILKAKKTVSKPMLADSLGSSTTHTSEDAIEIYVSRLRKKLEKSTATIITLRGLGYLLQASSDDE from the coding sequence ATGAAGCTACTGCTGGTCGAGGACAATGAGGAACTGGCTCATTGGCTCGCTAAGATTCTGGAAGACGATGGTTTTGTACTCGATCGCGTCAGCGACGGCGACGCGGCCGACCGGTTCCTGCGCACCACGCGCTACGACGTTGTGCTGCTCGATCTCAACTTGCCGAATCTGTCCGGCAAGGGCGTGCTGCGGCGGCTGAGAGAACGGGGCGACGACACGCCCGTGCTGATCCTGACCGCCAGCGGTTCCGTGGATGAAAAGGTGATTTGCCTGAGCGCCGGCGCGGACGACTACGTCGTCAAGCCCTTCGATGCGCGCGAGCTGGTCGCGCGGGTCAAGGTGCTGGTGCGGCGGCAGTTGCCCTCGCGCTCTAACAGCACGCGCTGCGGCGATCTTTCCTACGATATCGACCGGCGGCAGTTTTCGGTAGCGGGCGACATGCTGAGCCTGACGCCGAGAGAGCATGCCGTGCTCGAGACCTTGATCCTCAAGGCCAAGAAGACTGTCTCCAAACCGATGCTGGCCGATTCGCTCGGCAGCTCGACTACCCACACGAGCGAAGACGCCATCGAGATATACGTCTCACGGCTGCGCAAGAAGCTCGAGAAAAGCACCGCCACCATCATTACGCTTCGCGGCCTGGGGTATCTGTTGCAAGCCAGCAGCGATGACGAATAG